Below is a genomic region from Nitrospira sp..
CCAGGCGACCTATTGGGAAGCCGATCTCAAACCGGTGCTCAGGCGTCTGTTCATTCGGTGCTTCCGACGCCGTGTCCGGCTGCAGCACGTGACGCTTCAGGTCGATCACTTGGAATCTCCGGCCGAACAACTTGGACTGTTCGAGACACCGACGTCCTCTGCGCAACCGGCGCACCAGCGTCTGTCCCTGGCTGTGGATCGGATTCGTGCCAAGTTCGGCGCGCAGGCCGTTTCTTGGGGCGCGGTCCGACGATGACGCCCTCTCCGTTCGTTCATCTGCATGTCCACTCGCATTACTCACCGATGCGCGGCGCGTCCTCTCTTGACGAGTTGTGTGTCGCGGCGCAACGGCAAGGCCTCTCCTGCCTGGCGTTGACCGATACCAACGGGCTCTACGGCGCCATCCGATTTATCGATCACGCTCGGCAGCGGGGACTGCGGCCCATTCTCGGCGCCGAACTGACGACCGCCGGCCACCGCGCCGTGCTGCTGGTCAAAACCCTCGATGGCTATGCCAATCTCTGTCGTCTGCTGTCTGAACGACACGATGATCAGTCGTTCGATTTTCTTTCCGCCGTCGTCCGCCATCGCCAAGGCTTGATCGTCTTCACCGACGATGAAGCGGCCTTGTCCGCGTGGGCCGGGGAATCCACTCGCGATCTCTACGTGGAGTTGACGCCTGGCCCCGCCATGTACGAGACGTTGCAGTTCAGCCGCCGCACCGGGCTGCCGCCGGTCGCCACCAACCGGGTGTATTTTGCGGACCCGGAAGACTACGGCACGCATCGATTGCTGCGCGCGATTGCGCTTAATACCACGCTGTCGCGATTGCCCGCCGAAGCTTGCTGCGGACCTTCTCAATGGCTGATGTCGCCCGCGCGGATGGCTTCGCATTTTCCCCATGCGCCAGACGCTCTGGACAATACGGCCCGAATTGCCGACGCCTGTCACAGCGAGTGGTGCGTTCGCGACGCCGTATTTTCCTCGTTTGGAGACCTCACGGATGACGAAGCATTCACCGCTCTTCGCGCGCGCACCTATGCAGGGGCCTTAGAACGATACGGCACCCTCTCGCCACAGATCCGCGAGCGGATTGAAAGGGAACTCACCATCATTCGACACAAACGCTTCGCTCATTACTTCTTGGTGGCGCAGGAAATCGTCGGAACGCGCCTGACGTGCGGCCGCGGCTCTGTGGCGGCTTCGATCGTCTCTTACTGCTTGAGAATCACGCACGTGGATCCTCTCAAACACAATTTGTTCTTCGAGCGGTTTTTAAATCCGGGGCGAACAGACCCGCCCGATATCGACATCGATTTCCCCTGGGATGAGCGTGAGAAGGTCCTCGAGCAGATCTTCGAGCAGTACGACGGTCGGGCGGCGATGGTCGCGAATCAGAACCATCTCGGTCTGCGCGCGGCCATCCGCGAAACCGCGAAGGTCTACGGCATGCCGGCCAAGGCCATATCGACCGTCTGCTCCCGCATCATGCGTGAACAGGCCTTCATCGACGCCAAAACCCGCGGACAATGGCTCCATGCGATCGTGACGTCCCTCCGCTTGAACGGCCCATGGCCTGAAATTTTAGAGCAGGCACTGCGGGTGCAGAACCATTTTCGCCATCTCTCTCTTCATTGTGGAGGCGTGGTGATCACACCCGATGACGTCAGACGTTATGTGCCGGTAGAGCGAACGGTCAAAAGCCGGCCGGTTATTCAATGGGAAAAGAACCAGGCGGAGGAAGCAGGCCTGGTCAAGATCGACATTCTGGGGAACCGTTCGCTCGCCGTCATCCGTGATGCGTTGAAGGCCGTCGCACGTCATACGGGCCGCAACATCGACTACGCGACATGGGACCCGTTACGCGACCAGGCCACACAAGATCTGATCAGACGCGGCGATACCATCGGGTGTTTCTACATCGAATCTCCGGCCACGAGACTCCTGTTGAAAAAGCTCTGGGTCGGCATGCCGCCCGACCGGCTGTCGACCGCCGATGTATTCGACTATCTCGTCATCGTCTCGTCGCTCGTCAGGCCCGCCGCCATCACTTTCGTCCATGACTTTGTCCGGCGTGCCCACGGACAATCCTACAAGCCGTTGCACCCTCTGATCGAGCCCATTTTGGACGACACGTTCGGCATTATGGTGTACCAGGAAGATGTCACGAAGGTGGCGATGGCGCTGGCCGGCTTTTCCGTGGAAGACGCGGATCAACTCCGCAAGATCATCAGCAAAAAACACAAGCAGCGGCAGCTTCGGGATTATTACCGGCAGTTTTGCCGCGGCGCGGCCAGCAACGGCGCATTGCAGGAAGTGATCGAGAAGGTGTGGGCGATGATCATGAGCTTCGCCGGCTATAGCTTTTGCAAGCCTCACTCAGCCAGCTATGCGCAGGTCTCATTCAAATCGGCCTATCTTCGCGCCCATTTTCCGGCCGAATTCATGGCGGCCGTCATCAGCAATCGCGGCGGATTCTATTCGACGGTCGCTTACCTCTCTGAAGCGCGTCGCATGGGGCTGGCGGTCCTGCTTCCGGATGTGAACGCCAGCGAGTGGGCCTATCAGGGCGAAGGAGATCGGCTGCGCATGG
It encodes:
- a CDS encoding DNA polymerase III subunit alpha yields the protein MTPSPFVHLHVHSHYSPMRGASSLDELCVAAQRQGLSCLALTDTNGLYGAIRFIDHARQRGLRPILGAELTTAGHRAVLLVKTLDGYANLCRLLSERHDDQSFDFLSAVVRHRQGLIVFTDDEAALSAWAGESTRDLYVELTPGPAMYETLQFSRRTGLPPVATNRVYFADPEDYGTHRLLRAIALNTTLSRLPAEACCGPSQWLMSPARMASHFPHAPDALDNTARIADACHSEWCVRDAVFSSFGDLTDDEAFTALRARTYAGALERYGTLSPQIRERIERELTIIRHKRFAHYFLVAQEIVGTRLTCGRGSVAASIVSYCLRITHVDPLKHNLFFERFLNPGRTDPPDIDIDFPWDEREKVLEQIFEQYDGRAAMVANQNHLGLRAAIRETAKVYGMPAKAISTVCSRIMREQAFIDAKTRGQWLHAIVTSLRLNGPWPEILEQALRVQNHFRHLSLHCGGVVITPDDVRRYVPVERTVKSRPVIQWEKNQAEEAGLVKIDILGNRSLAVIRDALKAVARHTGRNIDYATWDPLRDQATQDLIRRGDTIGCFYIESPATRLLLKKLWVGMPPDRLSTADVFDYLVIVSSLVRPAAITFVHDFVRRAHGQSYKPLHPLIEPILDDTFGIMVYQEDVTKVAMALAGFSVEDADQLRKIISKKHKQRQLRDYYRQFCRGAASNGALQEVIEKVWAMIMSFAGYSFCKPHSASYAQVSFKSAYLRAHFPAEFMAAVISNRGGFYSTVAYLSEARRMGLAVLLPDVNASEWAYQGEGDRLRMGLMQVNTLSEDFCARIVNERTARGPYRSFQDFLQRIQPDTEQARALVRAGCCDSIAGELTRPALLWRAYAGEAESDPLPIPDEYVPRQKLTHEIESFGFPASRHPLTQYRSQIERVRPIPASHMDRFIGRHITMVGWLVTEKPVETKDGLAMEFLTLEDTTALYDATLFPDVYRRCRRLLSSGRPYRPYVVRGVVENSFGAVTITVSDLRFLDLLPEDDISPFLPSES